One part of the Sphingopyxis sp. TUF1 genome encodes these proteins:
- a CDS encoding MFS transporter, with product MPESMPNAPSPLSFADFRYFWLARFTAVMATIAMVVVIGYQLYDTARSDYDMSIKEASFQLGLLGLFQFVPLAVLTPVAGWAADRFERRRVAIFSNLIDLLIAATLGWFTWTEGLTLPLLFALAALHGVARVFSGPAMSAIAPNIVPPAVLPRAIAMSSIAWQSASVIGPAAGGLIYAAHPASVYVFAAVLLAVSAFTLSRVRPVQPPPRDVRRHPLREMVDGLQFVWVERFLLGTITLDLFAVLLAGATAMFPVFARDILDAGPEGAGLMRAAVAFGSVTVAVGLAIRPIERNVGVKMLWAVAVFGATTIAFGYSTSLLLSLALLVVMGAADMFSVFVRGTLIQLNTPDHMRGRVSAASGLAISASNELGEMRAGAMAAALGPVGAVVIGGAGAIGVTALWAWLFPELRRARTFEPQFRHGG from the coding sequence ATGCCGGAATCGATGCCGAACGCCCCCTCCCCGCTCAGCTTTGCCGATTTTCGCTATTTCTGGCTCGCGCGTTTTACCGCGGTGATGGCGACGATCGCGATGGTCGTCGTTATCGGCTACCAGCTCTACGACACCGCGCGCAGCGACTACGACATGTCGATCAAGGAGGCGTCGTTCCAGCTCGGGCTGCTCGGCCTCTTCCAGTTCGTCCCGCTTGCCGTGCTCACACCCGTTGCTGGCTGGGCGGCCGACCGCTTCGAACGGCGGCGCGTCGCGATCTTCTCGAACCTTATCGACCTGCTCATCGCCGCGACGCTCGGCTGGTTCACCTGGACCGAGGGACTGACCTTGCCGCTGCTTTTCGCCCTTGCCGCATTGCACGGCGTCGCGCGCGTCTTTTCCGGTCCTGCGATGAGCGCGATTGCGCCGAACATCGTCCCACCCGCTGTCCTGCCGCGCGCCATCGCGATGAGCAGCATCGCCTGGCAATCGGCGTCGGTGATCGGCCCGGCGGCCGGCGGCCTGATCTACGCCGCACATCCCGCCTCCGTCTATGTCTTTGCCGCGGTCCTCCTCGCGGTATCGGCGTTCACCCTCAGCCGCGTGCGTCCCGTGCAGCCGCCACCCAGGGACGTGCGCCGCCATCCGCTGCGCGAAATGGTCGACGGTCTGCAATTCGTCTGGGTCGAACGCTTCCTCCTGGGCACCATCACGCTCGACCTGTTCGCTGTATTGCTCGCGGGCGCCACCGCGATGTTCCCCGTCTTTGCGCGCGATATATTGGATGCGGGCCCCGAAGGCGCGGGGCTTATGCGCGCCGCGGTCGCCTTTGGCTCGGTCACGGTTGCTGTCGGTCTTGCGATCCGCCCGATCGAGCGCAATGTCGGGGTGAAGATGCTGTGGGCCGTCGCCGTGTTCGGTGCGACAACGATTGCGTTCGGTTATTCGACCAGCCTCCTCCTGTCGCTAGCCCTGCTCGTCGTCATGGGTGCCGCCGACATGTTCTCGGTCTTCGTGCGCGGCACTTTGATCCAGCTCAACACCCCCGATCACATGCGCGGGCGCGTAAGCGCCGCCTCCGGCCTCGCCATTTCGGCCTCCAACGAGCTTGGAGAAATGCGCGCGGGCGCAATGGCAGCGGCTTTGGGTCCGGTCGGCGCGGTGGTGATCGGCGGTGCCGGCGCAATCGGTGTAACCGCGCTATGGGCATGGCTGTTCCCCGAACTGCGCCGCGCGCGAACATTCGAACCCCAGTTCCGGCACGGCGGCTGA
- the rpsU gene encoding 30S ribosomal protein S21: protein MQIIVRDNNVDQALRALKKKLQREGVYREMKLRRHYEKPSEKRAREHAAAVRRARKMERKRMERDGIK from the coding sequence ATGCAGATCATCGTTCGCGACAATAATGTCGACCAAGCCCTTCGCGCGCTCAAGAAGAAGCTGCAGCGTGAGGGCGTGTATCGCGAAATGAAGCTGCGCCGTCATTACGAGAAGCCCAGCGAAAAGCGTGCTCGCGAGCACGCGGCCGCTGTCCGCCGCGCCCGCAAGATGGAGCGCAAGCGGATGGAGCGCGACGGGATCAAGTAA
- a CDS encoding cell wall hydrolase yields the protein MIFALRRDWTGWLFLLIVVAAIGGVLYANGEKTGARYMARPHPVAPPPDVIPKAPPMVLAPVNEADARAQNAKIALVTRGFVAPRPFVYAGSGDAKARARDCLAAAMLYEAGDDARGQQAVGQVVINRARHPAFPKSICGVVFQGAERTTGCQFTFTCDGALARRYSDAAWQRARSNANLMLSGGTYPKVGLATHYHTDWVRPYWSDSLEKIAIVDTHLFFRWPGYWGTPGAFRGAVSGGDGPVAKLAAISPLHAIALGLPVDVASTDANAEVGEARLVPGSGDATGRDTIYVQLDHQATPESFVTTALRLCRDKPFCKFMGWTNPVLKPDSDAMSDTQRAAMSFSYLRDDKAGFEKALWNCAEYKRDDPRQCMKR from the coding sequence ATGATATTCGCGCTAAGGCGCGACTGGACGGGCTGGCTCTTCCTCCTGATCGTCGTTGCGGCGATCGGGGGCGTGCTTTATGCCAACGGGGAAAAGACCGGCGCGCGCTACATGGCGCGGCCGCACCCGGTGGCGCCGCCTCCCGATGTAATCCCCAAGGCGCCGCCGATGGTACTCGCGCCTGTGAATGAAGCCGACGCCCGCGCGCAGAACGCCAAGATCGCGCTGGTAACAAGGGGTTTCGTCGCCCCCCGTCCCTTCGTCTATGCCGGAAGCGGCGATGCGAAAGCGCGCGCGCGCGACTGCCTTGCCGCCGCGATGCTCTACGAGGCGGGCGACGACGCGCGGGGACAGCAGGCGGTGGGTCAGGTCGTCATCAACCGCGCCCGCCACCCCGCCTTCCCCAAGTCGATTTGCGGCGTTGTGTTTCAGGGGGCGGAGCGCACAACCGGTTGCCAGTTCACCTTCACCTGCGATGGCGCGCTGGCCCGCCGCTACTCCGACGCCGCGTGGCAGCGCGCGCGCAGCAACGCGAACCTCATGTTGTCGGGCGGAACTTACCCCAAGGTTGGCCTTGCGACCCATTATCATACCGACTGGGTGCGCCCCTATTGGAGCGACAGCCTGGAAAAGATCGCGATCGTCGATACGCACCTCTTCTTCCGCTGGCCGGGCTATTGGGGCACGCCGGGTGCCTTTCGCGGTGCGGTGTCGGGCGGCGACGGCCCCGTCGCCAAGCTTGCCGCCATTTCGCCGCTCCACGCGATCGCGCTCGGTCTGCCCGTCGATGTGGCATCGACCGACGCCAATGCCGAGGTCGGCGAGGCGCGCCTCGTCCCCGGTTCGGGCGACGCGACGGGACGCGACACCATCTATGTGCAGCTCGACCATCAGGCGACACCCGAAAGCTTCGTTACAACCGCACTTCGTCTCTGCCGCGACAAGCCCTTTTGCAAATTCATGGGGTGGACCAATCCCGTGCTGAAGCCCGATAGCGACGCAATGTCCGACACGCAGCGGGCAGCGATGAGCTTTTCCTACCTCCGCGACGACAAGGCGGGATTCGAAAAGGCGCTGTGGAATTGCGCCGAATACAAGCGCGACGACCCGCGCCAGTGCATGAAGCGGTAG
- a CDS encoding isopenicillin N synthase family dioxygenase has product MTAAVPVISMALPADRFARDFGASFERFGFAMITDHGIDPALIDEAWAKAKAFFALPEAVKRAYHIPGGGGARGYTPFGTEIAKGAKEVDLKEFWHVGRDLPIGHPLAAQQPNNVWPAEVEGFREVYDRLFAEFDRVGARLLSGIARYLGLAPDFFGDTIKDGNSVMRLLHYPPVEAPAKGIRAEAHEDINTITLLLGAEEAGLEILDKDGSWLPVSPPPGAMAVNVGDMLQRLTNNRLPSTTHRVRNPDEGRASVARYSMPFFLHFRSDYLIETLDNCIDADHPNLYPTPITADDYLQERLREIGLKK; this is encoded by the coding sequence ATGACCGCTGCCGTCCCCGTCATTTCCATGGCCCTTCCCGCCGACCGGTTTGCGCGCGATTTCGGGGCGTCGTTCGAGCGCTTCGGCTTCGCGATGATCACCGACCACGGCATCGACCCCGCGCTGATCGACGAGGCCTGGGCCAAGGCGAAGGCGTTTTTCGCGCTGCCCGAAGCGGTCAAGCGCGCCTATCACATCCCCGGCGGCGGCGGCGCGCGCGGCTATACGCCCTTCGGCACCGAAATCGCCAAGGGGGCGAAAGAGGTCGATCTCAAGGAATTCTGGCACGTCGGGCGCGATCTGCCGATCGGTCATCCGCTTGCGGCGCAGCAACCGAACAATGTCTGGCCGGCGGAGGTTGAGGGTTTCCGCGAAGTCTATGACCGGCTGTTCGCGGAATTCGATCGCGTCGGTGCTCGGCTTCTGTCGGGCATTGCCCGCTATCTCGGCCTCGCGCCCGATTTCTTCGGCGACACGATCAAGGACGGCAACAGCGTGATGCGCCTGCTCCACTACCCGCCGGTCGAGGCTCCGGCGAAGGGCATCCGCGCCGAAGCGCATGAGGACATCAACACGATCACCCTGCTGCTGGGCGCCGAAGAAGCCGGGCTGGAGATCCTCGACAAGGACGGCAGCTGGCTTCCCGTGTCGCCGCCCCCGGGGGCGATGGCGGTCAATGTCGGCGATATGCTCCAGCGGCTCACCAACAACCGCCTCCCCTCAACGACGCACCGCGTCCGCAATCCCGACGAGGGCCGCGCCAGCGTCGCGCGCTATTCGATGCCTTTTTTCCTGCATTTCCGTTCGGACTATCTGATCGAGACGCTGGACAATTGCATCGACGCCGACCACCCTAACCTCTACCCGACGCCGATCACCGCCGACGATTATCTGCAGGAACGCCTGCGCGAGATCGGGCTGAAGAAATAG
- a CDS encoding RluA family pseudouridine synthase → MLLSDRVLFLDGEALVIDKPAGLPVDAPRDGSLSLENHLDLLRFGFKRWPLPVHRLDRDTSGCLLLARNPKAHGRFTRAFEERAVEKQYLAILDGVPAGDGGTIDLPLAKTSTAETGWRMIVDPAGKPSVSHWKKLAVVGGRALLRFRPETGRTHQLRVHALEGLGFALAGDPIYGSGGAKDRTLLHAERLIVKRDVKPSIIAEAPFPDSFVATGFQAPEGAAPTRG, encoded by the coding sequence ATGCTCCTTTCCGACCGTGTCCTTTTTCTCGACGGCGAAGCTCTCGTCATCGACAAGCCCGCCGGCCTTCCGGTCGACGCCCCGCGCGACGGCAGCCTGAGCCTCGAGAACCATCTCGATTTGCTTCGCTTCGGTTTCAAGCGCTGGCCCCTGCCCGTCCACCGGCTCGACCGCGACACATCGGGCTGCCTCCTTCTCGCGCGCAATCCCAAGGCACACGGCCGCTTCACCCGGGCGTTCGAGGAACGCGCCGTCGAAAAACAATATCTCGCCATTCTCGACGGCGTGCCCGCGGGTGACGGCGGCACAATCGATCTGCCACTCGCCAAGACCTCGACCGCTGAGACCGGCTGGCGCATGATTGTCGATCCGGCCGGCAAACCATCGGTATCGCATTGGAAAAAACTTGCGGTCGTGGGTGGCCGCGCGCTGTTGCGCTTCCGGCCCGAAACTGGCCGCACGCACCAGCTGCGCGTCCATGCACTCGAAGGGCTGGGCTTCGCACTCGCGGGCGACCCCATCTATGGGAGCGGCGGCGCAAAGGATCGCACGCTGCTCCACGCCGAAAGGCTGATCGTAAAACGTGACGTCAAGCCGTCGATAATTGCCGAGGCGCCGTTCCCCGACAGCTTCGTCGCTACCGGTTTTCAGGCGCCCGAGGGAGCCGCGCCGACCCGTGGCTGA
- a CDS encoding (2Fe-2S)-binding protein translates to MTKFSVNDRPVEYRMDPETPLLWALRDASNLTGTKYGCGTGDCGACTVDIDGEAIRSCLVTIAECEGRFVTTIEGLARDRSHPVQQAWVAEQVPQCGFCQSGMIMAAAALLRRNNDPSDAEVDAAMTNICRCGTYPRIRSAIRLAARVMRGEERIAAAPPPGIRPEDAARAVPALRPES, encoded by the coding sequence ATGACGAAATTCTCGGTCAACGACCGCCCGGTCGAATATCGGATGGACCCCGAAACGCCGCTGCTGTGGGCGCTGCGCGATGCGTCGAATCTTACAGGCACGAAATATGGTTGCGGCACGGGCGATTGCGGCGCCTGTACGGTCGACATCGACGGCGAGGCGATCCGCAGTTGCCTTGTCACCATCGCCGAGTGCGAGGGGCGCTTCGTCACGACGATTGAGGGGCTGGCGCGCGACCGCAGCCACCCGGTGCAGCAGGCGTGGGTCGCCGAACAGGTGCCGCAATGCGGATTCTGCCAGTCGGGGATGATCATGGCGGCCGCCGCCTTGCTGCGCCGGAACAACGACCCGAGCGATGCCGAGGTCGATGCGGCGATGACCAATATCTGCCGATGCGGCACCTATCCTCGCATCCGCTCGGCGATCCGCCTTGCCGCACGCGTGATGCGCGGCGAGGAACGGATCGCCGCCGCCCCCCCGCCTGGCATCCGCCCCGAAGATGCCGCACGCGCCGTACCTGCGCTCCGTCCCGAAAGCTGA
- a CDS encoding class II aldolase/adducin family protein — protein sequence MATQLKRNSKYSEAEWTARQELAACYRIFAMMGWDEMIFNHITVKVPDEDGAFLINPYGMHFSEVTASSLIKIDIDGNKLDADNPWHVNKAGFVQHSLFHRVLPDAHAIIHTHTTATMAVCGLEEGLQPTNFYACNFIGQLAYHDFEGVTVREEEGERLVRNLGDKRILMLRNHGPVVMGKSLTDAFIKYWALQRACEIQLATMSMGKPILVSEDVIKVHQRDLYMAAIPGQSGKAEFDAMVRKVDRIDTSWRD from the coding sequence ATGGCGACCCAGCTCAAGCGCAACAGCAAATATAGCGAAGCCGAATGGACCGCGCGGCAGGAGCTCGCCGCGTGCTACCGCATCTTTGCGATGATGGGTTGGGACGAGATGATCTTCAACCACATCACGGTGAAGGTTCCCGACGAGGACGGCGCCTTCCTCATCAACCCTTACGGCATGCACTTCAGCGAAGTCACCGCATCGAGCCTCATCAAGATCGACATCGACGGCAACAAGCTCGACGCGGACAACCCCTGGCACGTCAACAAGGCGGGCTTCGTCCAACACAGCCTGTTCCACCGCGTGCTGCCCGATGCCCATGCGATCATCCACACTCACACCACCGCGACCATGGCGGTCTGCGGGCTGGAGGAAGGGCTGCAACCGACCAACTTCTATGCCTGCAATTTCATTGGCCAGCTTGCCTATCATGATTTTGAGGGCGTGACGGTGCGTGAGGAAGAGGGCGAGCGGCTGGTCAGGAACCTTGGCGACAAGCGCATCCTGATGCTGCGCAACCACGGCCCCGTCGTCATGGGCAAATCGCTCACCGACGCCTTCATCAAATATTGGGCGCTCCAGCGCGCGTGCGAGATCCAGCTCGCGACGATGAGCATGGGCAAGCCGATCCTGGTGAGCGAGGACGTGATCAAGGTTCACCAACGCGACCTGTATATGGCCGCGATCCCCGGCCAGTCGGGCAAGGCCGAATTCGACGCGATGGTGCGCAAGGTCGACCGGATCGACACAAGCTGGCGTGACTAA
- the cysK gene encoding cysteine synthase A, with protein sequence MKANSILETIGNTPHIRVAKLFPDAEVWVKSERSNPGGSIKDRIGLAMIEAAERDGSLKEGGTIVEPTSGNTGIGLAMAAAVKGYKLVLVMPESMSLERRRLMLAYGATFDLTPREKGMKGAIERAIELVETTPGAWMPQQFENDANIDVHVRTTGPEILADFKDTPIDVLITGVGTGGHITGCAQFLKQHWPNLKVFAVEPEASPVISGGQPAPHPIQGIGAGFIPRNLHTDLLDGVIKVDAAAAKDMARRAATEEGMLVGISSGATLAAIAQKLAELPPGSRVLGFNYDTGERYLSVPDFLPEI encoded by the coding sequence ATGAAAGCCAATTCCATCCTCGAAACCATCGGCAACACCCCGCATATCCGCGTGGCGAAGCTGTTCCCGGATGCCGAAGTCTGGGTGAAGTCGGAACGCAGCAATCCCGGCGGGTCGATCAAGGACCGCATCGGCCTCGCGATGATCGAGGCGGCCGAACGCGACGGCAGCCTGAAGGAAGGCGGCACGATCGTCGAGCCGACCTCGGGGAATACCGGTATCGGACTCGCGATGGCGGCGGCGGTGAAGGGCTACAAGCTCGTGCTCGTCATGCCCGAATCAATGTCGCTCGAACGCCGCAGGTTGATGCTTGCCTATGGCGCGACCTTCGACCTGACCCCTCGCGAGAAGGGGATGAAGGGCGCGATCGAGCGCGCGATCGAGCTGGTGGAAACGACCCCGGGCGCCTGGATGCCGCAGCAGTTTGAGAATGACGCCAATATCGACGTCCATGTGCGCACCACCGGCCCGGAAATCCTCGCCGATTTCAAGGACACGCCGATCGACGTGCTGATCACTGGCGTCGGCACCGGCGGCCACATCACCGGTTGCGCGCAGTTCCTCAAGCAGCATTGGCCTAACCTCAAGGTTTTCGCCGTCGAACCCGAAGCGTCGCCGGTCATTTCGGGCGGCCAGCCCGCGCCGCACCCTATTCAGGGCATCGGCGCCGGTTTCATCCCGCGCAACCTCCACACCGATCTGCTCGACGGCGTCATCAAGGTCGATGCCGCGGCCGCAAAGGATATGGCGCGCCGCGCCGCGACCGAAGAAGGGATGCTCGTCGGCATTTCGTCAGGCGCAACGCTCGCAGCGATCGCACAGAAGCTCGCCGAACTGCCGCCGGGCAGCCGCGTTCTCGGCTTCAACTACGACACGGGCGAGCGTTACCTGTCGGTGCCCGACTTCCTGCCGGAAATCTGA
- a CDS encoding PilZ domain-containing protein → MLVNHTAEVSVRPKAARGAERAPVRGRARYREPGLNPFDVELFDLSSTGFRMVTFFRPQLGKHIWVNLPGLQPLEAVVRRADGNNYGCEFVRPLHPSVAKHLQIKLR, encoded by the coding sequence GTGTTGGTGAATCACACCGCCGAAGTCAGCGTCAGGCCCAAAGCCGCCCGTGGTGCCGAGCGCGCGCCCGTCCGCGGCCGCGCGCGTTATCGCGAACCGGGGCTCAACCCGTTCGATGTCGAGCTTTTCGACCTATCATCGACAGGCTTTCGCATGGTCACCTTTTTCCGGCCGCAGCTCGGCAAGCATATCTGGGTGAACCTGCCCGGCCTCCAGCCGCTCGAAGCCGTCGTCCGCCGCGCCGACGGCAACAATTATGGCTGCGAGTTCGTCCGTCCGCTCCACCCGTCGGTAGCGAAGCATCTGCAGATCAAGCTGCGCTGA
- a CDS encoding SOS response-associated peptidase family protein has product MSNHYRLDVAAARIAAVFSAEAGGDPWTGDYVAPGRPAPVIVSDGRGGSRRYLRPALWGVPPPPRGDRRVVHVRNLASPFWVGTLRHAELRILIPATAFALWSGSEGTPRQHWFSVPDQPLFAFAGILRQTEDWPCFAMLMTDANRLVAAYSPQGMPAILDSADHATWLTGQWRTALALIRPFPGQFMAVGDHPA; this is encoded by the coding sequence ATGTCCAACCACTATCGCCTCGACGTTGCCGCCGCCCGTATTGCCGCGGTTTTCAGTGCCGAAGCAGGCGGCGATCCCTGGACCGGCGACTATGTCGCGCCGGGGCGTCCCGCGCCCGTGATCGTCAGCGACGGACGCGGCGGGTCGCGGCGCTACCTCCGCCCGGCACTGTGGGGCGTCCCCCCGCCGCCGCGCGGCGACCGCCGTGTTGTGCATGTGCGCAACCTTGCGAGCCCTTTCTGGGTCGGCACCCTGCGCCACGCCGAACTGCGCATCCTCATCCCCGCAACCGCCTTCGCACTCTGGTCGGGCTCGGAAGGCACGCCGCGGCAGCACTGGTTTTCCGTGCCCGATCAACCCTTATTTGCCTTCGCGGGAATCCTCCGCCAGACCGAGGACTGGCCCTGTTTTGCGATGCTGATGACCGACGCCAATCGCCTCGTTGCAGCATACAGCCCCCAAGGGATGCCGGCGATCCTCGATTCTGCCGACCACGCGACCTGGCTAACCGGCCAATGGCGCACCGCGCTTGCCCTTATTCGTCCCTTTCCGGGACAGTTTATGGCGGTCGGCGACCATCCGGCGTAA
- a CDS encoding RBBP9/YdeN family alpha/beta hydrolase: MQPLQFRNKILTIPGLNNSGPAHWQSLWEHKFLFAERIDLGGWDHPDKNEWVDRIAAAISAEPEPVLIAAHSLGCHAFAHWFGAASALSRVRVAGALLVAPPDLSRLRRNHGLASFNDAPPFTSRVPMVVVASDNDPYAKSSHVWHLSRKWDARFVNAGPFGHINADSGIGDWPYGQYLLASLQPAPTPALADPAGWLRAGDWPNRVRRDPRFEFNERTHRP; encoded by the coding sequence ATGCAACCTTTGCAATTCCGCAATAAAATTCTAACCATTCCCGGCCTGAACAACAGCGGGCCAGCCCATTGGCAAAGCCTGTGGGAACATAAATTCCTGTTTGCCGAACGTATCGATCTTGGCGGATGGGATCATCCCGACAAGAATGAGTGGGTCGATCGCATTGCGGCGGCCATCTCGGCCGAGCCCGAACCGGTGCTTATCGCTGCACATAGCCTGGGTTGCCACGCCTTTGCACACTGGTTCGGCGCAGCCAGCGCGTTGTCGCGCGTGCGGGTCGCGGGGGCATTGCTTGTCGCGCCGCCCGATCTGTCCCGCTTGCGCCGCAACCATGGCCTCGCCAGCTTCAACGACGCGCCGCCGTTTACCAGCCGCGTTCCGATGGTGGTCGTCGCCAGCGACAATGATCCTTATGCCAAATCGTCGCATGTGTGGCATCTGTCGCGCAAATGGGATGCGCGCTTCGTCAATGCCGGACCGTTCGGGCATATCAATGCCGACTCGGGGATTGGCGACTGGCCTTATGGACAGTATCTGCTCGCCTCGTTACAACCCGCGCCGACACCGGCGCTGGCGGACCCGGCAGGCTGGCTGCGCGCTGGCGACTGGCCAAACCGTGTCCGCCGCGACCCGCGGTTCGAATTCAACGAAAGAACGCACCGACCATGA
- a CDS encoding RsmB/NOP family class I SAM-dependent RNA methyltransferase — MPAPAVADRRLVRRRRPRGEADPPGLAPRRAALRLIDAILRRGDPLDVAMHAAAQGLAGADRAFAVAIASEALRWMTDIDALIDGATADPLPDDVKSRAVLRIALAQLLALKSPGHAVVSTALPLVDGGPRRLVHAILSRAQQEKWELPAQATLPRAAAERWATQWGAAMVDAAAASWSAPPPIDLSFATEPGTDEWPDALTLAPRHRRLPRGQAVEAMPGFADGGWWVQDLAASLPARLLGAGDGRRVLDLCAAPGGKTMQLAAADWVVTAVDSSAKRLERLRANLARTGLAADVVRGDIRTWEPNAAADAVLLDAPCSATGIFRRHPDVLHRIEPRQIVEMAALQAELLARAANWVKPGGTLIYATCSLERAEGEDQIAAFLAAHQGWAIDPARPDELPAAITPNTIGCIRTLPGQLADAGGLDGFFIARLRAPST; from the coding sequence ATGCCTGCGCCCGCCGTGGCTGATCGCCGTCTTGTCCGGCGCCGGCGGCCGCGCGGTGAGGCCGATCCGCCGGGCCTCGCCCCGCGCCGCGCTGCACTGCGGCTGATCGACGCGATCCTTCGCCGCGGCGATCCGCTCGACGTCGCGATGCACGCGGCCGCACAGGGACTGGCCGGCGCCGATCGCGCCTTTGCCGTCGCCATCGCGTCCGAGGCGCTCCGGTGGATGACCGACATCGACGCGCTGATCGATGGTGCAACTGCGGATCCGCTGCCCGACGACGTCAAATCGCGCGCGGTGCTCCGGATCGCGCTCGCGCAGCTGCTCGCACTCAAAAGTCCCGGCCACGCCGTCGTGTCTACCGCGCTGCCGCTCGTTGACGGCGGCCCTCGCCGCCTCGTCCATGCGATCCTGTCGCGCGCGCAGCAGGAAAAGTGGGAACTGCCTGCGCAGGCGACGCTACCGCGCGCCGCCGCCGAACGCTGGGCCACGCAGTGGGGTGCCGCGATGGTTGATGCCGCCGCCGCGAGCTGGAGCGCGCCGCCGCCGATCGACCTCAGCTTCGCGACAGAACCGGGCACCGACGAGTGGCCCGACGCCTTGACGCTCGCCCCGCGCCACCGCCGCCTGCCGCGCGGGCAGGCAGTCGAAGCGATGCCCGGTTTCGCCGATGGCGGCTGGTGGGTGCAGGATCTCGCCGCCAGCCTGCCGGCCCGCCTGCTCGGCGCGGGCGACGGTCGCCGCGTGCTCGACCTCTGCGCAGCACCCGGCGGCAAGACGATGCAGCTCGCCGCCGCCGACTGGGTGGTCACCGCGGTCGATTCAAGCGCCAAGCGCCTAGAACGACTACGCGCTAACCTCGCGCGCACCGGGCTGGCCGCCGACGTCGTTCGGGGCGACATCCGCACGTGGGAACCCAATGCGGCAGCCGACGCCGTTCTGCTCGACGCTCCCTGTTCGGCGACGGGCATCTTTCGCCGCCACCCCGACGTCCTTCACCGCATCGAGCCGCGACAGATCGTGGAGATGGCGGCATTGCAGGCCGAGCTGCTCGCCCGCGCCGCAAACTGGGTCAAGCCCGGCGGCACGCTCATCTATGCAACCTGTTCGCTCGAACGCGCCGAGGGGGAAGATCAGATCGCCGCCTTCCTGGCAGCGCATCAAGGCTGGGCGATCGACCCCGCGCGGCCCGACGAGCTTCCCGCTGCGATCACCCCCAACACAATCGGCTGCATCCGCACCCTCCCCGGCCAGCTCGCCGACGCGGGCGGGCTCGACGGCTTCTTCATCGCCCGCCTCCGCGCGCCGTCGACGTAA
- a CDS encoding EVE domain-containing protein, producing MSKQYWLMKSEPDAYAWDQLVKDGTGIWDGVRNHTAKLNLMAMKKGDEAFFYHSNIGKECVGIMEIVEESFPDPTADKGSPWVVVRVAPVRALKHPVTLAAIKAEPKLADMDLIRQSRLSVGRVTPAEWKLILKMSETAPD from the coding sequence ATGAGCAAACAATATTGGCTGATGAAATCCGAACCCGACGCTTATGCGTGGGACCAGCTCGTTAAAGACGGAACCGGCATCTGGGACGGCGTGCGCAACCACACCGCGAAGCTGAACCTGATGGCGATGAAGAAAGGCGACGAAGCCTTTTTCTATCACAGCAATATCGGCAAGGAATGCGTCGGGATCATGGAGATCGTCGAGGAGAGCTTTCCCGACCCGACCGCCGACAAAGGATCGCCATGGGTGGTGGTGCGCGTCGCGCCCGTGCGCGCGCTGAAACACCCCGTTACGCTGGCGGCCATCAAGGCCGAACCCAAGCTTGCCGATATGGACCTGATCCGCCAGTCGCGCCTGTCGGTGGGGCGGGTGACACCCGCCGAATGGAAGCTGATTTTGAAGATGTCAGAGACGGCGCCAGACTGA
- the arfB gene encoding alternative ribosome rescue aminoacyl-tRNA hydrolase ArfB yields the protein MADLPENAISEKFLAGSGPGGQNVNKVATACQLRVDAYALGLAPDAFRRLKVLAGSRLTSDGELVILARRFRTQEANRADARARLSELIDAALVRPERRIKTKPSKAAKARRVDSKKARSNIKAGRGRVRPTD from the coding sequence GTGGCTGATTTGCCCGAAAACGCGATCAGCGAAAAATTCCTCGCGGGGTCGGGGCCGGGAGGCCAGAATGTCAACAAGGTGGCAACCGCGTGCCAGCTCCGCGTCGATGCCTACGCGCTTGGGCTCGCCCCCGACGCGTTCCGGCGGCTGAAAGTGCTTGCGGGCAGCCGGCTCACCAGCGACGGCGAACTCGTCATCCTTGCGCGCCGCTTCCGCACGCAGGAGGCGAACCGCGCCGACGCCCGCGCCCGCCTGTCGGAGCTCATCGACGCCGCACTCGTCCGCCCCGAACGGCGGATCAAGACCAAGCCGAGCAAAGCGGCGAAGGCACGCCGCGTCGACAGCAAGAAAGCACGCAGCAACATCAAGGCCGGACGCGGGCGAGTGCGCCCTACCGACTGA